In Microbacterium sp. AB, a single genomic region encodes these proteins:
- a CDS encoding ABC transporter permease, whose amino-acid sequence MSRFSAVLSRSVRQPGAVLAITALLLFVGWAAFPQLFATHDPVDDLDPASSLTGPSAAHWFGTDLLGRDVYSRVVYGARVSLLAGTLAVAISLVVGTALGMIAASVGRWVDSAISRFVDVLVAIPGLLLSMAFVSILGFGVERVAIAVGIAGIPGFARLARAETIRILSLPYFDAARTSGTSGPLTLVTHIVPNATGPVIVLAGLELGGAILSVAALSFLGFGAVPPHPEWGSMVNEGRIQIAEAWWLTTFPGLVIVLTVLSLNRLSRNARTRAR is encoded by the coding sequence AGCCGGTTCTCGGCGGTCCTGAGCCGCTCGGTGCGGCAGCCCGGCGCCGTGCTCGCGATCACGGCGCTCCTGCTCTTCGTCGGCTGGGCGGCGTTCCCCCAGCTCTTCGCGACGCACGACCCGGTCGACGACCTCGACCCCGCGAGCTCGCTCACGGGGCCGAGCGCCGCGCACTGGTTCGGGACCGATCTCCTCGGGCGCGACGTGTACAGCCGCGTCGTCTACGGCGCACGCGTCTCCCTTCTCGCCGGGACGCTCGCCGTCGCGATCTCGCTCGTGGTCGGCACGGCGCTCGGCATGATCGCCGCCTCCGTCGGCAGGTGGGTGGACTCGGCGATCTCCCGCTTCGTCGACGTGCTCGTCGCCATCCCCGGCCTGCTGCTGTCGATGGCGTTCGTCTCCATCCTCGGCTTCGGCGTCGAGCGCGTGGCGATCGCCGTCGGCATCGCGGGCATCCCGGGCTTCGCGCGCCTCGCACGGGCCGAGACCATCCGCATCCTGAGCCTGCCGTACTTCGACGCCGCCCGCACGAGCGGCACCTCCGGGCCGCTCACGCTCGTCACGCACATCGTGCCCAATGCGACGGGCCCGGTGATCGTGCTCGCGGGCCTGGAGCTCGGCGGCGCGATCCTCTCGGTCGCCGCACTGAGCTTCCTCGGGTTCGGCGCGGTGCCGCCGCACCCCGAATGGGGCTCGATGGTGAACGAGGGACGCATCCAGATCGCGGAGGCCTGGTGGCTCACGACGTTCCCGGGGCTCGTCATCGTGCTGACCGTGCTGTCCCTGAACCGGCTGAGCAGGAATGCGAGGACACGCGCGCGATGA
- a CDS encoding ABC transporter ATP-binding protein codes for MTDEPLLDIEGLRIEYRSRRGDHVAVDGVDLSVARGETVAVVGESGSGKTSIGRAVLGLHRRRTRVAGRIGFQGRDLLHLTAKQWRSVRGREVALIPQDPMASLNPLRRVRAQVAEALTTHGVASSKARERADQALRDAGLTRVDQIGARYPHQLSGGQRQRVLIAMAIVGRPALIVADEPTSALDVTVQKYILDGIQDLIASSRTSLLLITHDLAVAAERADRIAALDRGAIVEDAPARVVAARPQHAYTRSLIASLPQRSPHPLVSPAAADAPAVLSAEGLRRSFGEAVALDDVDLVLRRGQTLGVVGESGSGKTTLARVLLGLDEADAGTIRLDDGEERGRTRSRSFRSRVQPVFQDPYSSLDPSHSIAWSVLEPVRALTSLGPRAQRRRLEETLDQVRLPSSIASRRPDELSGGQLQRAAIARALSVRPDVLVCDEAVSSLDVTIQAQILEFLAQLQRETSLSYLFITHDLAVLRLVCESVLVMRDGRVVERGTTESVFADPRSAYTQELIAAIPAWGTAFAPEA; via the coding sequence ATGACCGACGAACCACTGCTCGACATCGAGGGACTGCGCATCGAGTACCGGTCGCGCCGGGGAGACCACGTCGCCGTCGACGGCGTGGACCTCTCGGTCGCCCGCGGCGAGACCGTCGCCGTCGTCGGCGAGTCGGGATCGGGCAAGACCAGCATCGGCCGGGCCGTCCTGGGCCTGCACCGGAGACGCACGCGCGTCGCCGGCCGCATCGGCTTCCAGGGCCGCGACCTGCTGCATCTCACGGCGAAGCAGTGGCGCAGCGTGCGCGGCCGAGAGGTCGCGCTCATCCCGCAGGATCCGATGGCTTCCCTCAACCCGCTGCGCCGCGTGCGCGCGCAGGTCGCCGAGGCGCTCACGACGCACGGCGTCGCGTCCTCCAAGGCGCGAGAGCGCGCCGACCAGGCGCTGCGGGACGCCGGGCTCACGCGCGTCGACCAGATCGGCGCGCGCTATCCGCATCAGCTCTCCGGCGGTCAGCGCCAGCGCGTCCTCATCGCGATGGCGATCGTCGGCCGCCCCGCCCTCATCGTCGCGGACGAGCCGACGAGCGCCCTCGACGTGACGGTGCAGAAGTACATCCTCGACGGCATCCAGGACCTCATCGCGTCCTCGCGCACGTCGCTGCTGCTCATCACGCACGACCTCGCGGTCGCGGCGGAGCGGGCGGACCGGATCGCCGCGCTCGACCGGGGGGCCATCGTCGAGGACGCCCCGGCGCGCGTCGTCGCCGCCCGGCCGCAGCACGCCTACACGCGTTCGCTCATCGCCTCGCTGCCGCAGCGGAGTCCGCATCCGCTCGTCTCGCCCGCCGCCGCCGACGCGCCGGCCGTGCTCTCCGCAGAAGGACTCCGTCGCTCCTTCGGCGAGGCCGTCGCGCTCGACGACGTCGATCTCGTGCTGCGCCGCGGGCAGACGCTGGGAGTCGTCGGCGAGTCGGGATCGGGCAAGACGACGCTCGCCCGCGTGCTCCTGGGGCTCGACGAGGCCGACGCGGGGACCATCCGCCTCGACGACGGCGAGGAACGAGGGCGCACACGGTCGAGGTCCTTCCGCTCGCGCGTGCAGCCCGTCTTCCAGGACCCGTACTCCTCCCTGGACCCGTCCCACTCGATCGCCTGGTCCGTCCTCGAGCCCGTCCGCGCCCTCACCTCCCTCGGCCCTCGTGCGCAGCGTCGGCGCCTCGAGGAGACCCTCGACCAGGTGCGACTGCCGTCGTCCATCGCCTCCCGCCGGCCCGACGAGCTCTCCGGCGGGCAGCTCCAGCGGGCGGCGATCGCCCGCGCGCTGAGCGTGCGCCCCGACGTCCTCGTCTGCGACGAGGCCGTGAGCTCGCTGGACGTGACGATCCAGGCGCAGATCCTCGAGTTCCTCGCGCAGCTGCAGCGCGAGACGTCGCTGTCGTACCTCTTCATCACGCACGACCTCGCCGTGCTGCGACTCGTGTGCGAGTCGGTGCTCGTGATGCGCGACGGACGCGTCGTCGAACGGGGCACGACGGAATCGGTGTTCGCGGACCCGCGGAGCGCCTACACGCAGGAGCTCATCGCCGCGATCCCCGCCTGGGGCACGGCGTTCGCCCCGGAGGCGTGA
- a CDS encoding MFS transporter, whose translation MTTAIRLRRNALFAMFFLPGIGISSWVTRTPDVRVLLDARIDEMGFVLLGLSLGSMIGILSSAPLVSRLGTRPVIAAGTLTLALGVAVIGLGTAFGASPVVAMGLGLFGLGMGGGEVALNVEGAEVEQAMGRSVMPLMHGFFSLGTVAGAIAGMLLTAVAFPVVLHLVIVSVIVVAGLVVAIRGIPAGIGRRPVVRDDSSTRAATAPRPAVWRDPGLLLVGGIILALAMAEGTANDWLPLVMVEGHGLDAALGSAVYVIFAASMTAGRFAGGWFVDRFGRAAVLGASAFLGAVGLAVVIFVDHQGAAAAAVVLWGLGASLGFPVALSAAGDSGEDTAARVSFAATIGYVAFLVGPPVLGLLGERFGLRQAMIVVLVLVGAAVFLAPAARTKAERELRAVR comes from the coding sequence GTGACCACCGCCATCCGCCTGCGCCGCAACGCGCTCTTCGCGATGTTCTTCCTGCCCGGCATCGGCATCTCGTCGTGGGTGACGCGCACGCCCGACGTGCGGGTGCTGCTGGACGCCCGGATCGACGAGATGGGGTTCGTCCTCCTCGGGCTCTCCCTGGGGTCGATGATCGGCATCCTCTCGTCGGCGCCGCTCGTCTCGCGCCTCGGGACGCGCCCCGTGATCGCCGCGGGGACGCTCACCCTCGCCCTCGGCGTGGCCGTCATCGGGCTCGGGACCGCTTTCGGCGCGAGCCCGGTCGTCGCGATGGGCCTCGGGCTGTTCGGGCTCGGGATGGGCGGCGGCGAGGTCGCGCTGAACGTCGAGGGCGCCGAGGTGGAGCAGGCGATGGGGCGGTCGGTGATGCCGCTCATGCACGGCTTCTTCAGCCTCGGCACGGTGGCCGGCGCGATCGCCGGCATGCTGCTCACCGCGGTCGCCTTCCCCGTCGTCCTGCACCTCGTGATCGTCTCCGTGATCGTCGTCGCGGGGCTCGTCGTCGCCATCCGCGGCATCCCGGCGGGCATCGGCCGGCGCCCCGTCGTGCGGGACGACTCATCCACCCGGGCGGCGACGGCGCCGCGTCCCGCCGTCTGGAGGGACCCCGGTCTGCTGCTCGTGGGCGGCATCATCCTCGCCCTCGCCATGGCGGAGGGGACGGCCAACGACTGGCTTCCGCTCGTGATGGTGGAGGGCCACGGGCTCGACGCCGCCCTCGGCTCGGCCGTGTACGTGATCTTCGCGGCGTCGATGACCGCGGGCCGCTTCGCGGGCGGATGGTTCGTCGACCGCTTCGGGCGTGCGGCGGTGCTCGGGGCGAGCGCGTTCCTGGGCGCGGTGGGCCTTGCGGTCGTGATCTTCGTCGACCATCAGGGGGCGGCGGCCGCGGCGGTCGTGCTGTGGGGACTCGGCGCGTCGCTCGGCTTCCCCGTGGCGCTCTCGGCGGCGGGCGACTCGGGCGAGGACACCGCGGCCCGCGTGTCGTTCGCCGCGACGATCGGCTACGTCGCGTTCCTCGTCGGCCCTCCCGTGCTCGGCCTGCTGGGCGAGAGGTTCGGACTGCGCCAGGCGATGATCGTCGTGCTCGTCCTCGTCGGCGCGGCGGTCTTCCTCGCGCCCGCGGCCAGGACGAAGGCCGAGCGGGAGCTCCGCGCCGTCCGCTGA
- a CDS encoding aspartate aminotransferase family protein, with amino-acid sequence MTTGNASILDGNSFKAADAAALDDRRRALVERRQHRLGAAYRLFYRDPVELVRGRGAHAWDADGNEYLDLYNNVPSVGHAHPAVVDAVHRQMSLLNTHTRYLHGAVLDYADDLVSTMPAALEQVMFVCTGSEANDLALRVGREYTGGRAWIATSEAYHGNTALVSAHSPSLSGAEAMDPALRVVDPPDTYRYVSSEAAGAAFSAAVAEAIADIERSGDGLAGLIADSSFSSDGIYTGERGMIADAVDLVHAHGGVFVADEVQPGFARTGEDFWGFQRHGLVPDIVTTGKPMGNGFPIAAMIARREVLEPFSTARPYFNTFGGNPVAIAAAQAVLDTIRGEGLQAHALEMGEAMRTALRDLADAHPRIGDVRGAGLYTGLELVEDRETKAPDTALALAVLEELRERRVLTSVCGPSNSVLKLRPPLAISAADVPRLVDALDDSLTALGA; translated from the coding sequence ATGACGACAGGCAACGCGAGCATCCTCGACGGCAACAGCTTCAAGGCCGCCGACGCGGCCGCGCTCGACGACCGGCGCCGCGCGCTCGTCGAGCGCAGGCAGCACCGCCTGGGCGCCGCGTACCGGCTCTTCTACCGCGACCCCGTCGAGCTCGTCCGAGGCCGCGGCGCGCACGCGTGGGATGCGGACGGCAACGAGTACCTCGACCTCTACAACAACGTCCCGTCCGTCGGCCACGCGCACCCCGCGGTCGTGGACGCGGTGCACCGGCAGATGTCCCTGCTCAACACGCACACGCGCTACCTGCACGGCGCCGTGCTCGACTACGCCGACGACCTCGTCTCGACCATGCCCGCAGCGCTGGAGCAGGTGATGTTCGTCTGCACCGGGTCGGAGGCGAACGATCTCGCGCTGCGCGTGGGCCGCGAGTACACCGGCGGCCGGGCGTGGATCGCGACGAGCGAGGCCTACCACGGCAACACGGCCCTCGTCTCCGCGCATTCGCCGTCGCTGTCGGGCGCGGAGGCGATGGACCCGGCCCTGCGCGTGGTCGATCCGCCCGACACGTACCGGTACGTGTCGTCCGAGGCGGCCGGCGCAGCGTTCAGCGCAGCGGTCGCGGAGGCGATCGCCGACATCGAGCGGTCGGGCGACGGCCTCGCGGGGCTCATCGCCGACTCGTCGTTCTCGTCCGACGGCATCTACACGGGCGAGCGCGGCATGATCGCCGACGCCGTCGACCTCGTGCACGCCCACGGGGGAGTGTTCGTCGCCGACGAGGTGCAGCCCGGGTTCGCCAGGACGGGGGAGGACTTCTGGGGCTTCCAGCGCCACGGTCTCGTGCCCGACATCGTCACGACGGGCAAGCCCATGGGCAACGGCTTCCCGATCGCCGCGATGATCGCCCGCCGCGAGGTGCTCGAGCCGTTCAGCACGGCGCGCCCCTACTTCAACACCTTCGGCGGCAATCCCGTCGCGATCGCCGCTGCGCAGGCCGTGCTCGACACCATCCGCGGCGAGGGCCTGCAGGCGCACGCGCTCGAGATGGGCGAGGCCATGCGCACGGCTCTCCGCGACCTCGCCGACGCCCATCCGCGCATCGGCGACGTGCGCGGCGCCGGGCTCTACACGGGGCTCGAGCTCGTCGAGGACCGCGAGACGAAGGCGCCGGACACGGCTCTCGCTCTCGCCGTGCTCGAGGAGCTGCGCGAGCGCAGGGTGCTCACGAGCGTGTGCGGGCCGTCGAACAGCGTGCTGAAGCTTCGGCCGCCCCTGGCGATCTCCGCGGCCGACGTCCCCCGTCTCGTCGACGCGCTGGACGATTCCCTCACCGCGCTCGGAGCGTGA